DNA from Bradyrhizobium japonicum USDA 6:
TTAGCGAGGTGCGGATTGCGCACCGAGATGGCGCCGGATAGCGTCTTGTGGGTGTAGATGTTGGCCGGGATCGGCTCAGTGCAGGCGCTGGTGCCCCCGCAGATGATGCTGATCGAGGCGGTCGGCGCGATTGCGATCTTGTGGCTGAAGCGCGCCATCACGCCGCGTTCCAGGGCATCCGGGCACGGGCCACGCTCGCGAGCGAGCGCCACGGATGCGGCGTCGGCTTCGCGACGGAGTTTTCGGAACATGTTCAGATTGAATGACTTGGCCAAGGTACCCTCCATTGGAATGCCCTTGGCCTGGAGAAACGAGTGGAAGCCCATGACGCCGAGGCCAACGGAGCGCTCGCGCAGGGCGGCGTAGCGGGCACGCTTCATTCCGTCCGGCGCCACCGTGATGAAGTGCGTGAGCACGTTGTCTAGGAAGCGCATGACGTCCTCTATGAAGCCGGGCTCCTCATTCCACTGGTCCCAGGTCTCGAGGTTGAGCGACGACAGGCAGCAAACCGCGGTGCGCTCCTCGCCGCGATGATCGATGCCGGTCGACAGGGTAATCTCGCTGCACAGGTTGGAGGTCGAGACCTCGAGGCCGAGCTCGCGCTGGTGCTTGGGGAGCGCACGGTTCACGGTGTCGATGAACAAGAGATAAGGCTCGCCGGTCTGCAGCCGGTTCTCAAGGATGCGTTGCCACAGCTGGCGGGCGTCGATCTCGCGGACGACCTCGTTAGTCTTCGGGCTGCGCAGAGCGAATGCGGTGCCGGCGCCCACGGCACACATGAACTCGTCGGTGACGTTGATGCCGTGATGTAGGTTGAGGCTCTTGCGGTTGAAGTCACCAGACGCCTTGCGGATCTCGAGGAACTCCTCGATCTCGGGATGGTGGATATCGAGATAGACCGCCGCCGAGCCGCGCCGCAACGAGCCCTGGCTGATCGCCAGCGTGAGGCCGTCCGTGACGTGGATGAACGGGATGATGCCCGAGGTGACGCCGCCCCTCGCCTTCTCGCCGATTGAGCGAACATTACCCCAGTAGGTGCCGATGCCGCCGCCATTGGAAGCAAGCCAGACGTTCTCGTTCCAGGTGCCGACGATGCCTTCGAGCGAGTCCGACACTGAGTTAAGGAAGCACGAGATCGGAAGGCCGCGCGTCGTGCCGCCGTTGGAGAGCACCGGTGTGGCCGGCATGAACCACAGCCGAGACATCGCATCATATAGACGTTGGGCATGCGCAACATTGTCCGCGAAGGCGCAAGACACTCGGGCGAACATGTCCTGGAGGCCTTCGCCGGCGAGCAGATAGCGGTCGGTCAGCGTCAGCCTACCAAACGAGGTCAGCAGGTCGTCGCGCGACCGATCGAGCGAAAGGTCAGACGGAGTTGGCGATCGCGCGGGGGGCCTCGGCAGGGGAGCCGGCAATGCTGGGGGCTGCACAAGACACAGTTCAGGTGTGGTAGGCTTTGCCTGCGCTGAGGGCTGCCGCACACTCGGCAGCTCAATGAGATGACCATACTGATCGAAATCGTAAGACGCCGACATCGGCAACCCCGTGATATTTGGGGGCTGGGACCGTGCGGACGACTTGCGAGGGGACCGGGCAAATGTCCCCGGCTGCAAGCGACCCACCGGGCACCCCGCCCGAGGACATGGGTTCTGTCGCGGTAGGTTTCCTGGCTCGCGGGTCGCTGCGGCTGTCGGCCTTCCCAGCGCTGTCGCGCTAATGCCTCGGAATAGCCGCTGCCGACACAATGGGTTCCCCCCTAACACCGTGCCACCATATATGCGAATTTAAAACCACTACGACACCACATATAGAAGCCTTTGCCCAGACTCGTCAAGACGGCACAGTCAAGTTAACCAGTTGGAGCAGCCCCGAGGTCGAGGTTCGAAATTCGCCGAGCGCCTGTCCTGAGAGCCTCACTCAAAAAACATAGATGTCTCAAGGCCTGGCCAATCGGCGAGTTAGGAGCCTCAGATGGGCGACGAGCGGCCAGGCGAGCTCGGTAGCGGCGGAACCTTCGAAGTCTTTGCAGAGATGCCCACATCTGCCGAGCCACGCAAAGGTGCGCTCGACGACCCAGCGCCTGCGATCGGCCAAGATGTGCTCAAACCTTTGGAAGTGGCGTCGCAAATTCTCCAACAGGGGAACAGCAACCCTGGACATCCTGAATGTTGGCATCGATCGGTTCGCGGTCCGCGAATTGAGTTGGGCCGGATCGGGTTTCGGTAGCCATACGCGTCTCGCCATTCATCGCTTTCTGTGGCCTTAGATCAAAAATTGTCTGGAGCCCGACCGCAAATCGATGCAGCCGCCCGTGGCAATATCCCAGCTTAGTGGATTTGACCCCGCCAGCTCTCACATCAGACGTGCCAACTTTGCCGAAGAGACGATTGGTATGCTTTTCGCAGGCCCGGCGTCCGCCTCACGTGCTCAGTTGTCTGGCCGCGAACATAAGCCGTCCTGACCGAACGCGGTCATGTCAGGTTATTGGCAATCAATCCTAACGGGATGAGGCGGAGCTATGCTTGAGTCTGGGTGACGAGCCGATCCGGCGGCGCGGCCTTGCTGGGTCGGAATGAAGCCGTTCGCAACATTGGCGTGAGCGGCGGCGAAGAACCGTGTTGTATCTCACCAACGACCTTGAAGCCGTGACGTTGGTAAAAGGGAATGTTTTCAGGGTTCGAACTTTCGAGGTAGGCAACAATGCCGTCCTCATCGCATCGTTGAAGGGCGTAGTTCATCAGCAACGTGCCAAGCCCTTTTCCGACCCAGTTCGGATCGACGGCAATGAGTGGCAGATACCAATGTGGCTCGTGGGGACGATGTTCGGCCATTCTCCGCCGCAAGTGTGCCATATCCTCGGTAATCTCCGGGCGCAGGGATAGCGCCATGATTGCATCCAATGCCTCCTCATCTTGCTGCACGTTGGGAGGCAGCCACAGGGCCGCGCCACGAATCT
Protein-coding regions in this window:
- a CDS encoding ribonucleoside-diphosphate reductase subunit alpha, which produces MSASYDFDQYGHLIELPSVRQPSAQAKPTTPELCLVQPPALPAPLPRPPARSPTPSDLSLDRSRDDLLTSFGRLTLTDRYLLAGEGLQDMFARVSCAFADNVAHAQRLYDAMSRLWFMPATPVLSNGGTTRGLPISCFLNSVSDSLEGIVGTWNENVWLASNGGGIGTYWGNVRSIGEKARGGVTSGIIPFIHVTDGLTLAISQGSLRRGSAAVYLDIHHPEIEEFLEIRKASGDFNRKSLNLHHGINVTDEFMCAVGAGTAFALRSPKTNEVVREIDARQLWQRILENRLQTGEPYLLFIDTVNRALPKHQRELGLEVSTSNLCSEITLSTGIDHRGEERTAVCCLSSLNLETWDQWNEEPGFIEDVMRFLDNVLTHFITVAPDGMKRARYAALRERSVGLGVMGFHSFLQAKGIPMEGTLAKSFNLNMFRKLRREADAASVALARERGPCPDALERGVMARFSHKIAIAPTASISIICGGTSACTEPIPANIYTHKTLSGAISVRNPHLAKVLAAKGADTSATWESIIAHDGSVAHLDVLSEHEKAIFRTAFEIDQRWIVELAADRAALICQSQSINLYLPADVDKWDLHMLHWTAWKRGVKSLYYCRSKSISRAAFAGKIAGDATPTQQPARQRTDYEECLACQ
- a CDS encoding GNAT family N-acetyltransferase, with product MTEESDIRSANANIRASTVWTIVLGFAADPLMRWSWPDPRQYLRSMPQFIDACGGRAFAHGTAYVAGEIRGAALWLPPNVQQDEEALDAIMALSLRPEITEDMAHLRRRMAEHRPHEPHWYLPLIAVDPNWVGKGLGTLLMNYALQRCDEDGIVAYLESSNPENIPFYQRHGFKVVGEIQHGSSPPLTPMLRTASFRPSKAAPPDRLVTQTQA